The DNA sequence TCTTTATTTGAAACAATGCACATTCAGATAGGCACTTTAATCAACCACGTTTAAACTGCACCATACAAAGGACTTAATAACAACTAAATTGAAAAGGAATCCTGCATATCAGGCAAGGATTATAAACAGGACTGTCAGAGTCTGATGTGCACTGTTTTCTTTCGCGCGATCGTAGGCAGCAATAGTAAACTTtcgcaaaaaaaaaccctcccaaaaaaacaggagaaaaaagCCGAAGTGTTTCTATACAAACTTGGGCGTCCAGTTGTCATATTAATTATAACACCGAGCGATGACTGGACCCGTCCGAATAGagggaactctctctctctctctgtttctggaAGAGCGTGGAAGAAAGAGTCTTTACAAAACGCTAATTGGACCCTGGAACCGCGCTGACAGGGCATGTAGATAGGTTTCAGAAAGCCCGGCGATGGCGAGGGAGCGGGGGGAGGTTGAATAGAACCCACGCTTCTTTTCTAAACTCTCTTGCTGTGCCAAAAAAAGacgaaaaagaaaagaaaagaaaagttgaagggtggggggtggtctTCGACGCTGGCCTGATCTTGAATACCGGAGCCAACAGAGAAAAATTGCgctatttattgtattttttttctcgtCACCCTCCAGTCATTCATGGGTACTATGCAGTAGAATCGGTAGGTTTTGTTTGGCGTGAAAGACCTCTTCTTTTATtctccctttaaaaaaaatgtcgaAATGCACACTGTCTCGTCTACTGTAACAAAACAGGGTGTTACAAATCATACACAAAACCGCTCCGAAAGCTAGGCGTCTTATGAGCGCGAAGATTTACCCCTCCGTTCCGCCTCTACGACCGCGGTGATTAGTTCCAAGGGAAGTGGAAAATCTGCCTGTTCTGTGGAAAGCTAAGCGCTGCAGCGTTGTTGTTAAGTGTTAACAATGTGCGACGGGTAACCCAAGACTCCGCGTCTATATCTGCGCCAAGGTGACAAGTGATCCACCGTGAATTGGGAATTCACCACAAACTTGCTAATGTGTAACATGGaaaaacaacacacattttctaaataaattacGAGAACCGTTCGTCTCATTATTGAGCACTTCTCAAAGTAAGATAAAGGAGAGCTGTCTTTCAGCACTACTGTAAAACCAGTGATTTACTCAACGGCAAGGCTTTTGGAGTTCTCCTGCATACACTTTGTCACTCCTTGGTCCTACTTCTTAATAGAGACTACTAAAGGGTAGTCTATACCTTTCAATTCTTGAAAAGAGACTTTTGGAAAGGGAACTTTTATGACTGTTGTAGATAATAGTCTAGCCtgaatatcattattattgccTACCTGAGATCGCTCCCCAGCCAAGTCGGAAGCACGAGACTCCACTTAGAactgctgttttatttatttttttaccgcAGAACACTCACTACCTGACACCAATCCGCAAAATGGGGAAACACGATAAAACTATCGCTCTTGTTACCAACTTTTGTACCAACAAAAATGTACTATTTACAACTTTTAGCAGCAAGACTGTATTATATATGATACAATAACGTTTTGAAAAAAATTGGCTGTATCTGGAACTTTCCCTACTGAGTCTATAGTCGGATTCAAAACCATCTGAATAAGTTGTTTCACTACAGAGTAAAAGAATGTTGAGTAACTTTTTACAACGGTATAGTATGCTTCTTCTGGGTTTGCTATCTGCTGGCCAGTAATAGCTGGACATGAGCAGGACAGGTCGCACTGCTGCTATTGTGGACAATTGTATTgttatttatcaaaataattacattttgtttaatgaTCTCAATAGGCTTCTTTATTTCTATACCAATAACATTTGCATAAAAAAATCTTAACCGCATTCAGTAGGCTATTGCAAGCCGTTCTTTATTGTTGTcacatttaaaagttttttcAGAAGTTTCAGAAGCATAAAGATTGATGGGGATACAGACGCGGTGGAATACGCGTGCATTTTTGTTCGACACTAGTGTGGCATCTGGTAGAAACCTGGAAGCTGGTCCCAGTTGTGCTTTGTCGACTGTTGTTTATTCAGTGGCTGGCGTGGCACGCGCCAGGCGTACGCAGTGCTGTAGAATTCTGAGCTAAGGTGAATACAACAAGCGCGTGGAGGCGTGGTCAGATCCATCGCGTGGGACAGCCAGTGTATTGAAATACCCCGCTTCTGACCGTTCACAGCACACATTGTAGTTTTGGGAGCGTGCAAGGCGAAAGCCCTGGAGATTGCTTATAAAAACGACTAAAGGGTGCACATTAAGCCACACGCGAACGCCACGAGCTGGGCGCATTGCCTTCAAGCAACCCAGAGGACTTGAGTTTCTTTTGCTTCTATTTGCTCTCGACGCTCCCTGCCGATGGACATCACTGCCAAGATGGAAATAACCGTTAGCCAGCAACAGTTCGTGCCGCCTGCCTGCTTCTTTGCTGCTGCAGCTCAGAACATACAACTCAGCCCGATCGAAAGCCAGTGCAGCGGAAAGTCCGCTTCTAAGCAGGTGAAGCGACAGCGGTCCTCCTCTCCCGAGCTGCTGAGATGCAAGCGGAGGCTCAACTTTGCGGGGTTCGGGTATAGTCTGCCACAGCAGCAACCACACGCGGTGGCCAGGCGGAACGAGAGGGAGCGGAACCGGGTGAAGCTGGTCAACAACGGGTTTGCCACTCTTCGGGAGCACGTTCCAAACGGTGCAGCCAACAAAAAGATGAGCAAAGTGGAGACTTTGCGCTCGGCGGTGGAGTACATCAGGGCGCTGCAACAGCTCCTAGATGAGCACGACGCCGTGAGTGCAGCCTTTCAGTCCGGGGTCCTGTCTCCCACGATTCCGCAGAATTGTTCCAACGACATGAACTCAATGGCTGGCTCCCCTGTATCCTCGTACTCCTCGGATGAAGGGTCGTATGACCCACTGAGTCCAGAGGAGCAGGAGCTACTGGACTTCACCAACTGGTTTTGAGCTTCTGCCAAGGTTCGccaaaattactattattaatattattattactactgctgctactactactactactactactactactaccaatactactactacaatgTATGCACATTAtattgcttttgtttatttattgaaacCTCTAactctgtttattttttatttttgcaggaaTATGATTTgtattttcaaccaattaatATTCTCGGCGCCTGCAAGAAATTATAGAACACAAAGGAGCTGGTGTGccccaaaacaaaaattaaacaaatgaagcACTGCTTTTGCGCTCCGGTGAGTGCGTTGGAACTGAAGGCGCTTAAAACGCCAGAGTCAAGCGCTTCTGAACTGTGGAGAGGACGATTCTCGTGCCAGACACCGATGACAGCGTGGGAATCTAACGTCTTTTGCGCAATTGTCCACGAAAATTATTCTAAAAAGTGACCTTTAACAACATGATGGCACACAGAAATACTTTGTAAATGCTGTTCTTAAACTATGCTACACCCAATCAAAGAATTTCAGTAAACTTCTGTGACGTTTTAATTATGAAATGCTTCCATCTCTGCGAATTTTATCATAAGAAATTCTATTTGTATCAAACATGTTGTTTTGAAATATATTAAGCTATTTTTGTATATAAGAGAGATTTATAGAACTTTTGTACACAGCGTTTTACCATGTATATATCTTGATGATATATTGATATGTTGCTTATTACCTCTGCCTATTTAGACTTGTAGTCTACATTGTTTTGCAACTGGCAATtctgtgtatggtgtatgaGGTTTCAAAGAGGAGTTTGACACTCCACAGTTTTACTCTAGTACCAACGTGTCTTATTTAATAGGAAGTATGTGTTATTATAATGTGTCACGGAGTTCACTATGAACAAAGTTTATGCAGCTATTGTCCAAACGCAGAGGAGACTACAAGGATGGTGAATTGTCCCTGTACTGCCTGCTTTACACTGCCTTCACTGCTATTGGGTTTAtctgagaaacaagaaaaaacCTATTAACCATGTTTCCATGCTATAGTttcataataaatacattttcttaagTATTTGATTTTGTGAATATTTCGCTTGGGTGTATACCAGACCACTGATGCAAACAATAATACACTTATCATCGACTCTGAACATTAAAAATATAGACAATTAGACAATTGACAATTGGTTCAAACATTAACAAAAATTGGCTGTAATACAGTCCACAGTTTCAATGTAATTGGCTTGGCTGCAATAGTTAAAGAGTATAAAgtcttaattaaaaatataacgcTAAGCTTCGGTGAGATTAAATGCTTAATTATATACCAGGGATGTTACATTCATGATAAAGAGTCATGTCAGTCATTCTTCTGAATACAATCCTACTTTGGTGTtctattttaaacaaataagaTTGCAGGATTAATGAATAGAGACGAGTTCCTCAGTTCGTTCGCTTGTTGTCAGGTTAGCGTGGACGTGACATGAATATTCGTGCTTTTGGTGCGTTGGCTTGGTTCCCCATCAGCTGCATGGATATTCTGCTTGCGTGCGTCGCCATGTCAGACAGAACCATCATTAAATATGAGGCCCCAGACAGCGAAGAAACTTGATATAATCGACCAACGTTCAAACCCCCACCAAATATAGACACACGCTACCTCACACAACGACCAACAAGCCTCGaaagaaaaatattgaaataaaagtagcCTATGGCAAAAGAAGAGAATTATAATTTCAAGGACATATTTAAGCGAGAGACTGAATATTTGACTTCAAACTGATAACATCTGAACTAGGCTATTCGGCTGGTCTAAAGTGTGCGATGCTCAGAACGGAGATACATCTCACCACAATCGCACTAAACTCGCACTAAAAACAAAGACCACACTTGTTCAGGAAAGGTCTTTTATCCTCACTGACCTGACCTCTTGGTCTTTCCGACGCCTAGGCTACATATATCTAAAGACCTTGTCCTCGGACACCTTCCCAACTCAAAACTGTCCTGTGTCACCAGGCGTAATCTTCTTTAAAGTTATAAACGgtaaaaaaaatcttcacaACTGGACGCTCATTGTTTTGTTGTGTAGGCTGGGCTACTTTAATGCGGTATTGTTGTGTAGGCTGGGCTTCTCTGCTATCGTTAAGACCCTCATACGGGGCGACTTATCTTTACAACTTTGACTAAAGGTTAAAGAATATAAGATTACCTTCAGAGGCATGCACAGCCGACTGCAATATGCAAACTATAAAACGGCTATCTTTGTGTGAAGTTCATACTGTGAACATGGCAAATCACGAAACCAAGAGGCTACAACTATTAAAATGGGCTATATTTCAATCCAATTAGAACCCTGCTTCATGAAAATGctttaaagtatttttattaaaacGTTTTTTGGcaaacaattttaaaatgtgtatgaggttttttttttgtttgtttgtttgtttgtgtaggCTACAAAAATGCGCTTCTTGAATTTACCTGCTTCAAAGTAAATATCAACAAGTATCTCAGAATACTTTTAAGGTTACCTTAAAGGGAGAATCAACGAGGGACATGTGTACAGGCTCGCGTTTGCAGCTGGGCGCGTGGCTGGTTTAATGAATGATCGAGGTTGTACTCTGGTTGAGTGGAGTCGAAGCGTTATATTGGCTGAGGGCGCGTGCCTTCTGACAGCAGCGTGCGACCACTTCTCAACAACCGCCCTAGGAAAAAAGAACTTTTCGCTGGAGTTGCGCCATTTGTTGCTGGCAGGTGGCTGTCAGGTCATCAAAGGAAGAAGCAGTGCCAAGTTGTTCACCTGTTATCTGAAACATGTGTTGCGCAATGTTTGTAAACCATATCCTATCGTCTCCAACATTGCTAGTGAGGATTAAACAGGATTTTATCTGAAAATTCGTCTAGTCTTATTTTTGCAGTTCTGTAGGCCTAGGTAGTCACAGATCCACTAATTACACTTTATTTTCGTTTTAATTCGTTAGGTGGAACTTACATCTTCGCTACTATGCCTATTAAAACGTAGCTTtggtattttaaaaacattttggtgTTAGTGTAGGCCTATTcgtaatataaatgtataacTTTGTGCATCTGTATTGGATATAGGGACCGTCAATGGATTAAAACTAGGAGGTTACCTCAGACAAAAAAGCTTTTTGAACAACGTATGAATAATGCGTTCTCTTGGCTCCCAACTGCGCGCGCTCCTATTTCAATGCACCGTGCGCCGACACAAGAATCTCAATGGAATACTGCAAAGCTAAGTCGTGACAATTACTTGGTCGTCTGTCAGAACGCATTACCGCCTTCAGCCCCAACTCTGTGAAGCGTGatggaaataaaaactaccGTATCCAGTTGCTCTTTTCTCTCGGGACTTTTCCAAAATCAAACTAGAACGGGAAGGGTGGAACGGTATAAATGAactccaaacaaacaaacaaaaagaatatTCAGAATCTTTTATTTCAACTTTACGCCTTTGCAAATGAGAACATTCGGGGAACTTTAATGAGGAAATATTAGCAACGATTAATAGCCACTCGCAGGCCTACTTTCCAGCTGTCAAAAATAGCTACGAATAGACTATGGCCAATGCTTCTAAATATGGAAAAGTTCCATACACACTGCGCACAAATGAGATGAGGTTGAACCCTGAGTGGCCCGCTTAGCAAATCAAATTTTCCCTGTCCGCCCCCTTCCTAATGCACGAATCGATTAAAGTGGCGTATCATTCTAGAGCGAACTGAAGAGTACTGACTGCGTTATCCCAATGGGACTGAACCTCGTACTGATCAGGTGTGAAATTCGGTTTTGATTGAAGAGGGGCACCATTTCAGCCGGATTACTCCACATGATTAAAAATCAAATAGGGCCATATGGCATGAACACGTTCTTTAACCTTGCCGCAACAATGGCCGTCTAACTACGGAGAATTCATGATTAATTTATTGCCATATTATTTTGAGTAGCCTATGTCAAATTCAAAGTCAAATAAAGGGGGCATTGTGGATCAGTAGGTTTATACAAGACCATTTACTCTAAAATGGGTGAAAGAAACTTGCTACAGTAGCCTAGGTCTGTTGCATTTTTCCCCTTGATTTGTGTGGGCAAATGAAAGTGGTTTATCATGCTCCCCATTGACTCTTTAAACAGCTGGGAAGCATGCAACAAAATCTTTTATTTTGCAAACATCACAACCTACTAAACGCTGCCGTCAGGTATGCTACTGCGCTAATTAACTTTATAAATTaactttgattgattgatttctaGTAGGTACGGGCTCCATCGTCAAGTGAATTACATAACCTCTTGCGCAATGGGGGCTGATAGAGTTCAAGGCAGCAGTACAACGCATagagtcatgtagatacgggtcaagagcttcatttaatgttcgcatcaaccatcagaatggggaaaagtgtgatctaagtgactttgaccgtggaatgattgttggtggtagacagggtggtttgagtatctcagaaaccgctgatctcctgggattttcacgcacactagtctctagaattttcATAGAATTCtaatttaattgcattaaaacattttttttttaaatccagtaCAATCGACAATACATATTCAAGCCGTTGGGTATAGTGACACAGAGTTGCCTTGAGTTCTCCGCTCCATTACCACCTGAGGCAGTTATGGGACTTATTATGCActtggatttgagatcaaaacACAATAAGGAGACAAAAATCCAGattatcagcttttatttcatggtatgtatatgttttaccattttacagaaactgcttttttgtgttgtgttcccCCATTGTCAGCTGTGCAGAAGTAAGTTAATAGATGACTGACGGGTGTAACcgttgcttgtgtgtgtccttTTGCATTGAAACACCTGAGCAACAAAACAGCAGTGAGTGTCTAATTGTTCAGCAGTGTCTTTAGTCTGTGGagatttgcatttggagtcagaAGGCATACACCATCATGAAGACCAGAGGACTCACTATGGCTGAAACAACTCATCAGTAAACCGAGAGTAAATGATAAGGATGTCTACCACAGAGACTGGGTATTTTATTACAGCAGTTTGGAAAGTCTTGAAAAGCAAACCACTTGTGGACTCAAAAATAAACACCATATAGGTTGGCCAGTGAAGAAAACTGCAGGTGATTACAGATTAATCCTAAAagctgtaaagaaaaaaaaaagaaaattagattagattactgTCAGCAACATCACCAGCAGTGTCCATAGTGCAGGGGTGAAAATATCACAGGGAATTGTGTGCAGATGACTTTGAGAGCAGAATAATAGAGGCTACACTTCAAGATAAAACATTTCTTATCAGTAGCAAGTATCAAATGGCCAGACGCGATTCAAACAGCCCATAATCCAAGCATCCCCTTCAATTGTGATggagtgtcatggcgtggggaTTTACAGACTcattaatctttattgatgatgtaatggaGGATGGCAGCAGTAGGATGAAATCGAAAGTGTAGAGTCTGGTTATGTACAAGAAACTCCTCCAACCTCATTGACTGatgcttcatcctacagcaagaccATGCCCCCAAACAAACTGTCTACACAACGAAAGCATTCATCAATCAGGAAAAGtggactggccaagtcagtcatCTCTGATATAAATTCTAATGCCCAtgtatttcacttgctgaagagaAGACTGAAGACAgaaccccccaaaacaaagaTTGACTGAAAACAGCTACAGTGAAGACCAGTATTTCCAATGAAGATATCAAATgattggtgatgtcaatgagtCATAGAcctgatgcagttattgcatttAAGGGCTATGCAAGAACATATTAAGACTTTAATGCTTTGATTTACTTTTAGGTTAATCCATTAATTTATGGTTTCACTGCTGAAGATGGGGGAATTTGACACAAACCAAGCAGCCATTTCTCTAAAATggtaagaaaaaatatatatacacatgtaaaTACAATGAAATGAAAGCCGATTGTATATATGCCTTATGTATATAGCAAAATGAACTAATTTGACCCTATTGTGAAATTCATTACATATTTCAGTACCACAGACAGCACTATAAACATAACAGTGTCTCTATTTCATAATCTGTGAAGTTAAGTGAGTCAAGAGTGCCCAGTCCCACTGCCTAGCCTTCAGGACCCAAATCAATCAAGGCATTTGTGCACAGGGCTACTGGCCATAGTAGGAGCAGTATGTGGGTTCATCAGCGGAGGAGCTGCATGAAAGATTCATGGCGTGCCTGATCAGCgtttgtgtggctgtgggaTCACTGTGTCACAGACTCCTGCTGTCATCCAGTGGGTTGGCTATGACAGAGTTGTGTATGAGGAGGAACAGTGGAAGGTGGGCCAAGAAGTCCAGTAAGTCCAGGGACTTGACACGCCGGAGTTGTCTCGTGACAACCTCCTCATGCTCTGGGCAGAGCCCTCCAGCTCTCAGCTCCATCAGCAGTTGTTCGGTGCTGAGCAGGCCCGTTTGGGCCGGCGGGAGTCCGGCCTGTGTTTCCAGGAGGAACAGGAACAACTGCTACAAAACCAAAGGGACATGAGTGGTCAGGCTCAGCGTGGAGCAGGAGGAAGGTCTGCAGGGTGAAAGAGTAGGAAGGGCAGGGTAGAGCAGATGGGCGTCCATGGTAGTGTTGTTTGGATGCAAGGGAAGCGtatttgaaataaacatttaaatgagtAGAAATACGTTTCCTCAAACTTCTCTTCACTTTGTTATGACCATCACAGCTGTAGGCCTTATTTATAAATGGAAAATTGAacgaaatattaaaatatggaTGCCACTTAACAGATATAAAGCAACAGCCGTTCCCAATTTATGCAGAAATAGGGGACATCTATGCATATGGACGTAATCGAAGCAAAAGGACAGACTTTGTGATCCACCTGCAGGCCAATAGCATCCAGCTGCATCCTTTTTATTGCAGAAACTGATTAATCTGTTAACGGAGCTGCAAAGTGtaaaagtgtgtgcatgtgtgtaagagagagagagagagggagattatgtatctgtctgtgggtgtgtcagGTTACAGTGGCCCATTTGTTGTCCAGTGTGAGTGCACCTGTTTGCACAGTTTAATGCATCCTGGTTAATAATAGGGAGGTAATCCTTTGGTACTTACCCACCTGACATCAATCCTATCCCTACTGGCTCTGTAATTACCTCCGCAAACCCCCCAAAAGTTGGCCATGGATTTCCACACCAATATCAATACGCTTTCAGGACCTGCTTACTAATTACACCCATCAACCCCCCCACTCCCAAATCTGGCAGTGGCTTTCCACATAGATATCAATATGCTTTCAAGTCCCACAGCAGGGCGGGGAGGTGAAAGTGGAGCTCCTCAATCCGTCTGACTGCCTTTGGTCCTGAATTGCTATACTACACTCCAAGTCCATCTGAGTGGAGCACCTTGTCTTGGACTGATTACAGGGCAGAGGGGACACaacgtacatgactgggtaTGTTTAATAAGATTAGGGCTTTTAATACAGGAAAGGAGAAAAGCACTTTTCTTACTTTATCACTTCAATGCAGGCATTACGCTCTGCAGAAAGAGCTAATTTTACTCCGTTTGAACGGCTCTTTAAACTATTGGACGGTCTTTATTTCACTATAATTATTCTGTTGTGTGGCGTTCCTCTGTCTTATGGGTGCAATGATACCAAATGCTTCCATCTGCAACCTAAAATATATAGAGAAAGGGTGATACAGGCAGAGGGAAGCAGAAGGCAAAGGGAAGAATACAATTTTAACTTCACAACCATCCTGCATGCGTATAACATGTAGGCTAATACATCCTGTTAGACATGGGCCCTACCAATAAAATGTACTGTCAGCAAATACC is a window from the Conger conger chromosome 8, fConCon1.1, whole genome shotgun sequence genome containing:
- the ascl1a gene encoding achaete-scute homolog 1a encodes the protein MDITAKMEITVSQQQFVPPACFFAAAAQNIQLSPIESQCSGKSASKQVKRQRSSSPELLRCKRRLNFAGFGYSLPQQQPHAVARRNERERNRVKLVNNGFATLREHVPNGAANKKMSKVETLRSAVEYIRALQQLLDEHDAVSAAFQSGVLSPTIPQNCSNDMNSMAGSPVSSYSSDEGSYDPLSPEEQELLDFTNWF